A stretch of the Uranotaenia lowii strain MFRU-FL chromosome 3, ASM2978415v1, whole genome shotgun sequence genome encodes the following:
- the LOC129753590 gene encoding ATP-binding cassette sub-family B member 6-like, producing MQDEEWRSSITLNILNTMQNIIVCGGLLAGSLLCAYLVVYHEGLTVGDYVLFASYIIQLYVPLNWFGTFYRAIQKNFVDMEDMFDLMKEDQEVIDAPGAGELAVIRGGAIDFSDVTFGYNQERFVLRNVSFSVPAGKTVALVGPSGAGKSTIMRLLFRFYDVESGSISIDGQNIKTVRQDSLRKAIDTQTERKG from the exons atgcagGATGAAGAATGGCGCTCGTCTATTACCCTTAACATTCTGAACACGATGCAGAACATTATTGTGTGCGGTGGTTTGCTGGCCGGTTCGCTGCTCTGTGCCTATCTGGTGGTGTACCACGAAGGGCTAACCGTCGGTGACTACGTCCTGTTTGCCAGTTACATTATTCAGCTGTACGTGCCCCTGAACTGGTTCGGAACTTTCTACAG AGCTATCCAGAAGAACTTTGTGGACATGGAGGACATGTTCGATTTGATGAAGGAGGATCAAGAGGTGATCGATGCCCCGGGAGCTGGAGAACTGGCAGTTATTCGAGGGGGCGCAATCGATTTCTCCGATGTTACTTTCGGGTACAATCAAGAACGGTTTGTGTTGCGGAATGTAAGCTTCTCGGTTCCCGCCGGTAAAACGGTTGCCTTGGTAGGTCCATCGGGTGCCGGAAAAAGTACCATCATGCGATTGCTGTTCCGCTTTTATGACGTTGAAAGTGGATCGATTTCGATCGATGGACAAAACATTAAAACCGTACGACAGGATTCGCTGCGAAAAGCCATTGATACGCAAACCGAACGtaaaggatga